The Corynebacterium vitaeruminis DSM 20294 genome window below encodes:
- the bioD gene encoding ATP-dependent dethiobiotin synthetase BioD codes for MGIVVVAGLSSGVGKTTAAAALVRVLRDRGNDEVIPVKVARLAQRPMEGDIGTIEKLTGVKGLDFSAEPDPISRVKELSDQGKMVVVEGSGGLSVILRDNMTIADIAAKLDAPLVVVSGMAPGAVSLAVQAVQFARSCGARVIGVLGGKLPAGADLRTRLILMEVSKATGVPFIGSLNDGVGSLAGEAFAEATKTIFLPEDL; via the coding sequence GTGGGAATCGTTGTCGTAGCGGGTCTTTCCTCTGGCGTGGGCAAGACCACCGCGGCCGCCGCCCTGGTGCGCGTCCTCCGCGACCGCGGGAACGATGAGGTCATCCCGGTCAAGGTCGCCCGCCTCGCGCAGCGGCCCATGGAGGGGGACATCGGCACGATCGAGAAGCTGACCGGGGTTAAGGGCCTAGACTTCTCCGCAGAACCGGACCCAATCTCCCGCGTCAAGGAGCTGTCCGACCAGGGCAAGATGGTGGTCGTGGAGGGCTCCGGCGGGCTCAGCGTCATCCTCCGCGACAACATGACCATCGCGGACATCGCGGCGAAGCTCGATGCCCCGCTCGTGGTGGTCTCCGGCATGGCGCCTGGCGCGGTCTCGCTGGCGGTCCAGGCGGTCCAGTTCGCGCGCTCGTGCGGCGCCCGCGTCATCGGCGTCCTCGGCGGAAAGCTGCCCGCGGGCGCCGACCTGCGCACCCGGCTCATCCTCATGGAGGTGTCCAAGGCGACGGGCGTGCCGTTCATCGGCAGCCTCAACGACGGCGTGGGCTCGCTCGCGGGCGAGGCCTTCGCTGAGGCCACCAAGACGATCTTCCTGCCCGAGGACCTGTAG
- a CDS encoding peptide MFS transporter: MHSMTQLEQRSSGPSPTGGSRPRPTRRHPIATASMVSIESWERFSFYGMQAILVYYLYYATTEGGLGIEKTQATALLGAYGALLYLCTFIGGWLGDRFLGTEKTLLLGAGMLVTGHLVLSFGDRIPALALGLTLIAVGSGCLKTAAITVLGAVYCDRGADRDVGFQYFYLGIQFAAVGGPLLTGYLSTAYSFHVGFGAAAVLMILGVVIYLALRAPMLAQVSETTRYEITHPPTPAAPRAATVSVTVGVLVLGGVVVATASGALSPTQLARALLVAIFATAGVMYALMLRSPAVSAAERRRMIVYIPVFLAACAFYSLANQIYGVLAVYSDLRLDRHVLGFEIPAAWTQAINPFFFALFAVPIAYLWHRLGTKAPASATKMSLGVVIAGFGMFVLLPYTGGGENSTPFAVLAGAILVITVGELFVGPIGMAATTAHAPRAFRTRFSALYFLTLAIGNSLAGTISEFYDPSSKAAEDRYFLLCGLVAIAVGVATLFLGRYLAKRER; encoded by the coding sequence ATGCATTCTATGACTCAACTTGAACAGCGTTCAAGCGGCCCATCCCCCACAGGAGGGTCCCGCCCCCGTCCGACACGCAGGCATCCCATCGCGACCGCCTCCATGGTGAGCATCGAGTCCTGGGAACGGTTCAGCTTCTACGGAATGCAGGCCATTCTGGTCTACTACCTCTACTACGCCACCACCGAAGGCGGCCTCGGCATCGAGAAGACACAGGCCACGGCGCTGCTCGGCGCCTACGGGGCGCTTCTGTACCTGTGCACCTTCATCGGCGGCTGGCTCGGCGATAGGTTCCTCGGCACGGAGAAAACACTGCTCCTCGGCGCGGGGATGCTCGTGACCGGTCACCTGGTCTTGAGCTTCGGGGACCGCATCCCGGCGCTCGCGCTCGGCCTCACCCTCATCGCGGTGGGCTCCGGCTGCCTCAAGACCGCCGCCATTACCGTCCTCGGCGCGGTATACTGCGACCGCGGCGCCGACCGGGACGTCGGGTTCCAATACTTCTACCTGGGCATCCAATTCGCAGCCGTGGGCGGGCCGCTGCTCACCGGTTACCTGTCCACCGCCTACTCCTTCCACGTCGGCTTCGGCGCGGCGGCTGTCCTCATGATCCTGGGCGTGGTCATCTACCTCGCCCTGCGTGCCCCTATGCTGGCGCAGGTCTCCGAAACCACGCGGTACGAGATCACCCATCCGCCGACGCCCGCCGCTCCTCGGGCAGCTACGGTCTCCGTGACGGTCGGGGTGTTGGTCCTCGGCGGCGTGGTCGTCGCCACCGCCAGCGGGGCCTTGTCCCCCACCCAGCTCGCGCGCGCCTTGCTCGTGGCCATCTTCGCCACGGCCGGGGTCATGTACGCGCTCATGCTGCGCTCGCCCGCCGTCAGCGCCGCCGAACGCAGGAGGATGATCGTCTACATTCCCGTCTTCCTCGCCGCCTGCGCCTTCTACTCGCTGGCCAACCAAATCTACGGCGTGCTCGCCGTCTACTCCGACCTGCGCCTTGACCGCCACGTGCTCGGCTTCGAGATTCCCGCGGCATGGACGCAGGCCATCAACCCGTTCTTCTTCGCGCTCTTCGCCGTCCCGATCGCCTACCTCTGGCACCGCCTGGGCACCAAGGCGCCCGCCAGCGCGACGAAGATGTCGCTCGGAGTAGTCATCGCGGGCTTCGGCATGTTCGTGCTTCTCCCCTACACCGGCGGCGGCGAGAACTCCACGCCGTTCGCCGTGCTCGCGGGCGCGATCCTGGTGATCACCGTCGGTGAGCTCTTCGTGGGCCCCATCGGCATGGCGGCCACCACGGCGCACGCCCCGCGGGCCTTCCGCACGCGGTTCTCGGCCCTGTACTTCCTCACCCTGGCGATTGGCAACTCGCTGGCGGGCACCATCTCGGAGTTCTACGACCCGTCGAGCAAGGCCGCGGAGGATCGCTACTTCCTGCTCTGCGGGCTGGTAGCCATCGCGGTGGGCGTCGCAACGCTATTTCTGGGGCGTTACCTCGCGAAACGGGAGCGCTAG
- a CDS encoding adenosylmethionine--8-amino-7-oxononanoate transaminase — MIDFDQRHIWHPYSPTPAKVDPVPVASAEGAYLTLADGRRLIDGMSSWWAAAHGHGHPALKQAAHEQIERMSHVMFGGLTHEPAVRLAEKLIGMADEPLQKVFFSDSGSVAVEVAMKMCFQYSRGIGHPERTQLLTWLNGYHGDTFATMSVCDPDGGMHSLWGDLVMEHVFAPAPPARGVDEHTIRAYLSEMDALVTEKIAGIIVEPVVQGAGGMRFHDEAVVRGLREICDRHGILLIADEIATGFGRTGALFTTQAAGVTPDILCVGKALTGGFMSLAATLATDEVARAIDTPEGGGVLMHGPTFMGNPLACAVAVASLSLLDDGQWRRNVARIESELTAGLAPLAQAPGVADVRCLGAIGVVELEEPVDMAMATATCVETGVWLRPFGKLVYTMPPFIATTEEVTAICRTIEEIVTRHAAATGTES, encoded by the coding sequence ATGATCGACTTCGACCAGCGCCACATCTGGCACCCGTACAGCCCAACCCCGGCCAAGGTCGATCCCGTCCCCGTCGCCAGCGCCGAGGGCGCCTACCTCACCCTCGCGGACGGCCGCAGGCTCATCGACGGCATGAGCTCGTGGTGGGCGGCCGCCCACGGCCACGGCCACCCCGCGCTGAAACAGGCCGCGCACGAGCAGATCGAGCGCATGTCGCACGTCATGTTCGGCGGGCTCACCCACGAACCCGCGGTCCGCCTCGCGGAGAAGCTCATCGGCATGGCGGACGAGCCGCTGCAGAAGGTGTTCTTCTCCGATTCGGGGTCCGTGGCCGTCGAGGTCGCCATGAAGATGTGCTTCCAGTACAGCCGCGGCATCGGCCACCCCGAGCGCACGCAGCTTCTGACCTGGCTCAACGGATACCACGGGGACACGTTTGCCACCATGAGCGTGTGCGACCCGGATGGCGGCATGCATTCGCTGTGGGGGGACCTGGTCATGGAGCACGTTTTCGCGCCGGCCCCGCCCGCCCGGGGCGTGGACGAACACACCATCCGCGCCTACCTGTCGGAGATGGACGCGCTGGTCACCGAGAAGATCGCCGGCATCATCGTCGAGCCGGTCGTGCAGGGCGCGGGAGGCATGCGCTTCCACGACGAGGCCGTCGTGCGCGGCCTGCGAGAGATCTGCGACCGCCACGGGATCCTGCTCATCGCCGACGAGATCGCCACCGGCTTCGGCCGCACCGGCGCGCTGTTTACCACCCAGGCGGCGGGCGTCACCCCGGACATCCTGTGCGTGGGCAAGGCGCTCACCGGTGGATTCATGTCGCTCGCGGCAACACTTGCCACCGACGAGGTCGCGCGCGCCATCGACACCCCCGAAGGCGGCGGGGTGCTCATGCACGGCCCGACGTTCATGGGGAACCCGCTTGCCTGCGCCGTCGCGGTCGCCTCCTTGAGCTTGCTTGACGACGGCCAGTGGCGCCGCAACGTCGCGCGCATCGAGTCGGAGCTCACCGCGGGACTTGCGCCCTTGGCGCAGGCTCCCGGCGTCGCCGACGTCCGCTGCCTCGGCGCCATCGGCGTGGTCGAGCTCGAGGAGCCGGTGGACATGGCGATGGCCACGGCCACCTGCGTGGAGACCGGGGTGTGGCTGCGCCCCTTCGGCAAGCTCGTCTACACCATGCCGCCGTTCATCGCGACCACCGAGGAGGTCACGGCGATCTGCCGGACCATCGAGGAAATCGTCACCAGGCACGCGGCCGCAACGGGCACCGAGTCCTAG
- the bioD gene encoding dethiobiotin synthase, which yields MSIIFITGTNTDVGKTIATAALASQLRDAGKKVTVLKPLQTGEPDGAGDKFTVERLTGIPGREFVRYPEPLAPNLSARRAGIPQAKLGDIAEGIAKLHAELEVADGAEAVLLVEGAGGLLVRLADDWTLADLARRVGVPLVVVTSMGLGSLNAAKLTVEAAARRGIEVLGLVGGSLDADPDLATSLNVEEMPVVTGVPLLGCVPAGSGALGKDEFCTTVRGTLDLRPILDRC from the coding sequence ATGAGCATCATCTTCATCACCGGCACCAACACCGACGTCGGCAAGACCATCGCCACCGCGGCGCTCGCGTCGCAGCTGCGCGACGCCGGAAAGAAGGTGACCGTCCTCAAGCCGCTGCAGACCGGCGAGCCGGACGGGGCGGGGGACAAGTTCACCGTCGAGCGGCTCACCGGCATCCCCGGGCGCGAGTTCGTCCGCTACCCGGAGCCGCTGGCGCCGAACCTCTCGGCCCGGCGCGCGGGGATCCCCCAGGCAAAGTTGGGAGACATCGCCGAGGGGATCGCGAAGCTGCACGCGGAGCTGGAGGTCGCCGACGGCGCCGAGGCGGTGCTGCTCGTCGAGGGCGCGGGAGGCCTGCTGGTCAGGCTCGCCGACGACTGGACGCTCGCCGACCTCGCCCGGCGGGTGGGCGTGCCGCTGGTCGTGGTCACCTCCATGGGGCTGGGGTCGCTCAACGCCGCCAAGCTCACCGTGGAGGCCGCCGCCCGCCGCGGGATCGAGGTGCTAGGACTTGTCGGCGGCAGCCTTGACGCCGACCCGGATCTGGCCACCTCGCTCAACGTCGAGGAGATGCCCGTGGTCACCGGCGTCCCGCTCCTAGGCTGCGTGCCGGCGGGCTCAGGTGCGCTCGGCAAGGATGAGTTCTGCACTACGGTGCGCGGGACGCTGGACCTTCGGCCCATTCTGGATCGCTGTTAG
- a CDS encoding cation:proton antiporter yields the protein MEILIGLIALLFTTVAMVVIGERTGLPWPALLAVVTAAAIFFPWMPSVDIPADMMLPIFIPPLLWALARRTSWASIKRNWRSVFFLAILLTIITAVTVGAVAYWLVGPLSLAGALVLGAAISPPDPVAVDAVAEPAGVPRRLTATLQTEGLFNDAASIVVFNLALQVLTGGEAVGWGEAVLTFFYSAGAAFLLGVVIGRLAAWGANFCMDPVSRNALTWVIPFATYVAAEEIHASGVIAVVIAAIVFNGRLEVGAEDRLSGSAFWEVVELLFTGVAFGLIGLSARDAIEQVGSQLWHAVWLGAVLSLVAFLVRLVWLYGLYVFKSRTGSRTGAPLRLQEVLLLAWAGMRGLVTLALVLSVPATAGFSLYHELPVIALVVLLFTMVIPGLTLPWLMRRLNLHKGPDPFGDNAREELVARARAAATRAMNRHSKSLPPEALESIRGRFLEETHTHEEDEAESVEEKQRKMRAKARKFQEIQVEALKASQSELLRARRERNMDPAVVDDVLYEIDAQLLVAEKRLEHKREEHPPKASTSMLEG from the coding sequence ATGGAAATTCTCATCGGGCTCATTGCGCTGCTGTTTACGACGGTCGCGATGGTGGTGATTGGCGAGCGAACCGGGCTCCCGTGGCCCGCGCTGCTCGCGGTGGTCACCGCCGCGGCCATCTTCTTCCCGTGGATGCCCAGCGTGGACATCCCCGCGGACATGATGCTGCCCATCTTCATCCCGCCGCTTCTGTGGGCGCTGGCCAGGCGCACGAGCTGGGCGTCGATCAAGCGCAACTGGCGTTCGGTGTTTTTCCTCGCGATCCTGCTCACCATCATCACGGCGGTGACGGTGGGGGCCGTGGCCTACTGGCTGGTCGGTCCGCTGAGCCTCGCGGGCGCACTCGTGCTGGGCGCTGCGATCAGCCCGCCGGATCCCGTGGCCGTCGACGCGGTGGCCGAGCCCGCGGGCGTGCCGCGGCGTCTGACCGCCACGCTGCAGACGGAGGGTCTGTTCAACGACGCTGCCAGCATCGTGGTGTTCAACCTCGCGCTCCAGGTGCTCACCGGCGGTGAGGCCGTCGGCTGGGGTGAGGCGGTGCTGACGTTTTTCTATTCCGCGGGTGCGGCCTTCCTGCTCGGCGTGGTGATCGGCAGGCTGGCAGCGTGGGGCGCGAACTTCTGCATGGACCCGGTCTCCCGCAACGCGCTGACCTGGGTGATCCCTTTTGCCACCTATGTCGCGGCCGAGGAGATTCACGCCTCGGGCGTGATCGCGGTGGTTATCGCGGCGATCGTGTTCAACGGCCGTTTGGAAGTGGGAGCCGAGGACCGGCTGTCGGGTTCGGCCTTCTGGGAGGTCGTCGAGCTGCTGTTCACCGGCGTGGCCTTCGGGCTCATCGGGCTCAGCGCGCGCGATGCGATCGAGCAGGTCGGCAGCCAGCTGTGGCACGCGGTGTGGCTGGGCGCGGTACTCTCGCTTGTTGCTTTCCTCGTCCGCCTGGTCTGGCTCTACGGCCTGTACGTGTTCAAGAGCCGCACGGGCAGCCGCACGGGCGCGCCGCTGCGGCTCCAGGAGGTGCTGCTGCTCGCCTGGGCGGGCATGCGCGGGCTGGTGACCCTGGCGTTGGTGCTGTCCGTGCCCGCCACCGCAGGGTTTAGCCTCTACCACGAGCTTCCGGTCATCGCCCTGGTCGTGCTGCTGTTTACCATGGTCATCCCCGGGCTTACGCTGCCGTGGCTCATGCGGCGGCTCAACCTGCACAAGGGGCCCGACCCCTTCGGCGACAACGCCCGCGAGGAGCTGGTCGCCAGGGCCCGCGCGGCGGCCACGCGCGCGATGAACCGCCACTCCAAGTCCCTGCCGCCCGAGGCGCTCGAGAGCATCCGCGGGCGGTTCCTCGAGGAGACCCACACCCACGAGGAGGACGAGGCCGAGAGCGTCGAGGAAAAGCAGCGCAAGATGCGCGCGAAGGCGCGGAAGTTCCAGGAGATCCAGGTCGAGGCGCTCAAGGCCTCGCAGTCGGAGCTGCTGCGCGCCCGCCGCGAGCGGAACATGGACCCGGCGGTGGTCGACGACGTGCTTTACGAGATCGACGCCCAGCTGCTCGTGGCCGAGAAGCGGCTCGAGCACAAGCGTGAGGAACACCCGCCGAAGGCGTCGACAAGCATGCTCGAGGGCTAG
- the scpB gene encoding SMC-Scp complex subunit ScpB, translated as MSGFNSPLRSQIESILLVVDQPVTPTQLARAVEAEVPTVLSVLRQISNEYIERGSGFDLRETEEGWRLYTVQRNAGVVEKFLLDGSQTKLSRAALETLAVIAYRQPATRAQVSAVRGVNVDGVMRTLQLRGLIREVDMEDAHGAHFYETTELFLELLGIDSLERLPDLAPLLPEIDAIDELY; from the coding sequence ATGAGCGGATTCAACTCGCCCCTGCGCTCGCAGATCGAGTCGATCCTCCTCGTCGTGGACCAGCCGGTCACCCCGACGCAGCTCGCACGCGCGGTGGAGGCGGAGGTGCCCACGGTGCTCAGCGTGCTGCGGCAGATCTCCAACGAATATATCGAGCGCGGAAGCGGCTTCGACCTGCGCGAAACCGAGGAGGGCTGGCGGCTGTACACGGTGCAGCGCAACGCAGGCGTAGTGGAGAAGTTCCTCCTCGACGGCTCCCAGACCAAGCTCTCGCGTGCTGCGCTGGAGACGCTTGCGGTCATCGCCTACCGGCAGCCGGCCACGAGGGCGCAGGTCTCCGCGGTGCGCGGCGTCAACGTCGACGGCGTCATGCGCACGCTCCAGCTGCGCGGGCTCATCCGCGAGGTGGACATGGAGGACGCCCACGGCGCGCACTTCTACGAGACCACCGAGCTCTTCCTCGAGCTGCTCGGCATCGACTCGCTCGAGCGCCTGCCGGACCTGGCGCCGCTGCTGCCGGAGATCGACGCGATCGACGAGCTGTACTGA
- a CDS encoding pseudouridine synthase: protein MIVSNARPARKQHVHRGELKGGFQDNGEGIRLQKVLAQAGVASRRHAEILIDAGRVEVNGKIVMEQGVRVHPNTDVIRVDGVRVNVNEDHQYFILNKPRGLHSTMSDELGRPCIGDIVGERVSAGQRLFHVGRLDADTEGLILLTNDGELGNRLMHPKYKVSKTYLATVMGEADRHLVRTLEKGIELDDGPAKADFVQIVDVHQGKSLIRIELHEGRKHIVRRMLKQCGYPVIRLVRTKMHTVQLGELTPGAMRALNSSELTSLYKAVEM, encoded by the coding sequence ATGATCGTCTCCAACGCCCGCCCGGCGCGCAAGCAGCACGTTCACCGCGGTGAGCTCAAGGGCGGCTTCCAGGACAACGGCGAGGGCATTCGCCTCCAGAAGGTTCTCGCCCAGGCAGGCGTCGCTTCTCGACGCCATGCTGAGATCCTCATCGACGCGGGCCGCGTCGAGGTCAACGGCAAGATCGTCATGGAACAGGGCGTGCGGGTTCACCCGAACACCGACGTCATCCGCGTCGACGGCGTGCGCGTGAACGTCAACGAGGATCACCAGTACTTCATCCTCAACAAGCCGCGCGGCCTGCACTCCACCATGAGTGACGAGCTGGGGCGCCCCTGCATCGGCGACATCGTCGGCGAGCGCGTCTCCGCCGGTCAGCGCCTGTTCCACGTCGGCCGTCTCGACGCCGACACCGAGGGCCTCATCCTGCTCACCAACGACGGCGAGCTGGGCAACCGCCTCATGCACCCCAAGTACAAGGTCTCCAAGACCTACCTCGCCACCGTCATGGGCGAGGCCGACCGCCACCTCGTGCGCACCCTGGAAAAGGGCATCGAGCTGGACGACGGCCCGGCGAAGGCCGACTTCGTGCAGATCGTCGACGTCCACCAGGGCAAGTCGCTCATCCGCATCGAGCTGCACGAGGGTCGCAAGCACATCGTGCGCCGCATGCTCAAGCAGTGCGGCTACCCGGTCATCCGACTGGTGCGCACGAAGATGCACACGGTTCAGCTCGGCGAGCTGACCCCGGGCGCCATGCGCGCGCTCAACTCCTCCGAACTGACCAGCCTGTACAAGGCGGTGGAGATGTAA
- the cmk gene encoding (d)CMP kinase, producing MSELTTISNMPEGGLIVAVDGPSGAGKSTVCRAVAAKLDAKYLDTGAMYRVATLHVLREDIDPADTAAVIAATADIPLAINDDPASREVLLGGEDVSKEIRSTEVNRTVSAVSAVPEVRTNLVALQRELATKAHRCILDGRDIGTTVLVDAPVKIFLTASAEVRAERRFDQEQASGIESTYESVLADVIRRDDLDSNRAVSPLRPAEDATIVDTSELGLEQVIDTLITLIEKSAEGKQ from the coding sequence ATGAGCGAGCTCACTACGATCAGCAACATGCCAGAAGGCGGCCTCATCGTCGCCGTGGACGGCCCCTCGGGCGCCGGAAAGTCCACCGTGTGCCGCGCGGTGGCTGCCAAGCTGGACGCGAAGTACCTCGACACCGGCGCGATGTACCGCGTGGCCACCCTCCACGTGCTGCGCGAGGACATCGACCCGGCGGACACCGCGGCCGTCATCGCCGCCACCGCGGACATCCCGCTGGCCATCAACGACGACCCGGCCTCCCGCGAGGTGCTCCTGGGCGGCGAGGACGTGTCCAAGGAGATCCGCTCCACCGAGGTCAACCGGACCGTCTCTGCAGTGTCGGCGGTGCCGGAGGTGCGCACCAACCTGGTGGCGCTCCAGCGCGAGCTGGCCACGAAGGCGCATCGCTGCATCCTCGATGGGCGCGACATCGGCACCACCGTTCTGGTCGACGCGCCGGTGAAGATCTTCCTCACCGCCTCCGCCGAGGTCCGCGCGGAGCGCCGCTTCGACCAGGAGCAGGCCTCGGGCATCGAGTCGACCTACGAGTCGGTGCTGGCGGACGTCATCCGCCGCGACGACCTCGACTCCAACCGGGCGGTCTCGCCGCTGCGTCCCGCCGAGGACGCGACCATCGTCGACACCTCCGAGCTGGGGCTCGAGCAGGTCATCGACACCCTCATCACGCTTATCGAGAAGTCAGCAGAAGGGAAGCAGTAA
- the der gene encoding ribosome biogenesis GTPase Der: protein MSDKINPSQLPDDEDTVETVFVYNTSGGEIDAKDAYVEEEVLAPGQGYAAKDFDEEEFSDFDFGEDDYDEEGDTEFEYIGGDTEFDDDFEPEFDDTEFASPDFGEGYSDEEWEEVERAFGFDRDGHLRENLCTVAIVGRPNVGKSTLVNRFIGRREAVVEDFPGVTRDRISYLADWGGKRFWVQDTGGWDPNVKGIHGAIARQAETAMETADVIVMVVDTKVGITETDSVMARKLQRSDVPVILVANKFDSDNQYADMAEFYALGLGDPWPVSAQHGRGGADVLEEILRLFPEEPRQASIVEGPRRVALVGKPNVGKSSLLNKLTGEDRSVVDNVAGTTVDPVDSLVQLDERLWKFIDTAGLRKKVKNAQGHEYYASLRTRSAIDAAEVCIFMIDSSEPVSEQDQRVLGMILDSGKALVLVFNKWDLMDEDRRWELDREIDQQLRHIPWVKRVNLSAKTGRALKKLEPFMIEALDNWDKRITTGQLNNWLRATIAQNPPPMKGGRVPRVLFATQASTRPPTIVLFTTGFLDAGYRRYLERKFRESFGFEGTPVRIAVRVRERRGKK from the coding sequence ATGAGCGACAAGATCAACCCCTCTCAGCTGCCCGACGACGAGGATACGGTGGAGACCGTCTTCGTCTACAACACCTCCGGCGGCGAGATCGACGCCAAGGACGCCTACGTGGAGGAGGAGGTCTTGGCACCCGGCCAGGGCTACGCTGCGAAGGACTTCGACGAGGAGGAGTTCTCCGACTTCGACTTCGGTGAGGACGACTACGACGAGGAAGGCGACACCGAGTTCGAGTACATCGGCGGCGACACCGAGTTCGACGACGACTTCGAGCCGGAGTTCGACGACACTGAGTTCGCCTCCCCGGATTTCGGCGAGGGCTACTCCGACGAGGAGTGGGAGGAGGTCGAGCGCGCCTTCGGCTTCGACCGCGACGGGCACCTGCGCGAGAACCTGTGCACCGTGGCCATCGTCGGCCGCCCGAACGTGGGCAAGTCGACCCTGGTCAATCGCTTCATCGGTCGCCGCGAGGCCGTGGTGGAGGACTTCCCGGGGGTGACCCGCGACCGCATCTCCTACCTCGCCGACTGGGGCGGGAAGCGCTTCTGGGTGCAAGACACCGGCGGCTGGGACCCGAACGTCAAGGGCATCCACGGCGCCATCGCCCGCCAGGCTGAGACCGCCATGGAGACCGCCGACGTCATCGTCATGGTGGTGGACACGAAGGTCGGCATCACCGAGACCGACTCCGTCATGGCCCGCAAGCTGCAGCGCTCCGACGTTCCCGTCATCCTCGTGGCCAACAAGTTCGACTCGGACAACCAGTACGCCGACATGGCCGAGTTCTACGCCCTCGGGCTCGGCGACCCGTGGCCGGTCTCTGCCCAGCACGGACGCGGCGGAGCGGACGTCCTCGAGGAGATCCTGCGGCTGTTCCCGGAGGAGCCTCGCCAAGCCTCCATCGTGGAGGGCCCGCGCCGCGTGGCGCTCGTGGGCAAGCCGAACGTGGGCAAGTCCTCGCTGCTCAACAAGCTCACCGGCGAGGATCGCTCCGTCGTGGACAACGTCGCTGGCACGACCGTCGACCCGGTGGACTCGCTCGTCCAGCTCGACGAGCGCCTGTGGAAGTTCATCGACACCGCGGGCCTGCGCAAGAAGGTGAAGAACGCCCAGGGCCACGAGTACTACGCCTCGCTGCGCACCCGCAGCGCCATCGACGCCGCCGAGGTCTGCATCTTCATGATCGACAGCTCCGAGCCCGTCTCCGAGCAGGACCAGCGCGTCCTGGGCATGATCCTTGATTCCGGCAAGGCGCTCGTGCTCGTGTTCAACAAGTGGGACCTCATGGACGAGGACCGCCGCTGGGAGCTCGACCGCGAGATCGACCAGCAGCTGCGCCACATCCCGTGGGTCAAGCGCGTAAACCTGTCCGCGAAGACCGGCCGCGCGCTGAAGAAGCTCGAGCCGTTCATGATCGAGGCCCTGGACAACTGGGACAAGCGCATCACCACCGGCCAGCTCAACAACTGGCTGCGCGCCACCATCGCCCAGAACCCGCCGCCCATGAAGGGCGGCCGCGTCCCGCGCGTGCTGTTTGCCACCCAGGCCTCCACGCGCCCGCCGACGATCGTGCTGTTCACCACGGGCTTCCTCGACGCTGGCTACCGCCGCT